AGGAGCAGGAGCGAGCCGCCAAAGAGAAGGAAAAGGCCGCCCAGCGCAAGCCTAAGAAGAAAAAGAACGTCTTCCTGGGAGAGAAAATCAAGAAGAGCTTCACCAAGTCGGGGCCGAAGGGCCGTAACCAGATCATTGAGCAGTTTTACTACCTCAAGACCTTCCAGCAGCCCAATGAATACGCGCCGTCGCTGTACTACTTCAACCCCAAGAAGCGCAAGATTTTCAAATCGACGGCCGAGTTGAATCCGGCCACCGATAAGGTGCTGCACGGGCCCTACAAGAAGCTGCAGGGCGGCAAGGTTATCGAAACCGGCTACTTTGCTTTAGGCACCCGCCACCTCCGCTGGGAGAGATACAACAAAGAGAATACCCTGCTCACCAAGACCCATTACGAAATGGGTTTTCCGCGCGACGCGGCCGTGACTTACTATGACGCCGAGAAGAAAAAGATAAAGGAGGTCATTCCCTACGTAGCCGGCAAAGTGGAAGGTGACTACGTGCGTTACCTCGAAAACGGCCAGCGTGACTGGGACGGACAGTTTGAGAACGGCAAGAAAGTCGGCGTCTGGACCAAATATTGGGGCTTCCGCAACCGCCGACACTATGAGTATCAATACGGCGAGTCGGGCTACGACCCGGAAGTAGCCGAGCCGGAGATGGTGAGGGAATATAACCGTAACGCGGTGCTGGTGTACGACAAGGAAAAAGGCCTCGACAAGCGCGACGCCGTAACGGACCGGCCCGGCGCCAAGCGCTAATACCCTGATTTTTATATAGTATATATACTATAGGAGTGGAAGGGCTCATCCTGCAAAGGATGAGCCTTTTTCATAGCCGCCGCAGCTAGTAGAAAGCGTCTTCGAAGTGCTCAATCCGAAACCCGGTGCTAGAGGGCGTCAGGGCCACGATATCGAAGCGGATGTCGCCGTGCCAGTCGGTTTCCAGCTGGTACTGCTCGGCGGCCAGGCGGAACAGTTGGCGCTTGCGTTCCGTCACGAATTCTTCCGGAAACCCAAATTGCGTGGAGGAGCGAGTCTTGACTTCCACGAACACCAGCAAGCCGGGTCCTAACTGGGCAATCAGATCTACCTCGGCCCGGCGGTAGCGGTAGCCCTGCCGAAGCACGGTGTAGCCCAGGCTTGTCAGAAAGGTGCTGGTGGCGGTTTCACCGGCCTGTCCGAGTTCATGCGCCGTGTGGGTCATGGGGTAGCTGGTAAAGTCGGTCGATTGGGGTTGGGTCTAAATCTAGTACCTTTGCGCGCTTTCTGTAGTAGTTCCCGGCAGAATGTAGTGTAAATGGTTGAGCTTGGCTTAGAGCCAAAAAGCCCCTCCTTTTCAGCTGCCGGAAGTACCGCAGATGCAGTCCGTTGTTTGGTCATTTCCCGAGTTGATTATGTCCCAATCCAGTTCCTGCACTACATCAGCTCCCCATCTGGCTTCCATAACGGCTACTCCCGTAGTAGCTGGCCGGCAGGTGGAAGTCCGCAACCTGGGCTTGGCCGACTACGAAACAACCTGGGCATATCAGGAAGAGTTGCTGGCTTCGACGCTGGCCATCAAAACCCGCAACCGTCAGGCCCAGGAAGAAGGCCGCGCCCCTGAGCCGACGCCCAACTACTTGCTGCTGTGCCAACACCCGCACGTCTACACGTTGGGCAAAAGCGGCAAGCCCGAACACCTGCTGCTCGATGCCGAAGGACTGGCTCAGCACGGTGCCACGTTTCACCGCATCAACCGGGGCGGCGACATTACCTACCACGGCCCTGGCCAACTGGTAGGGTATCCCATTCTGGACCTGGAAAACTTCTTCACCGACATTCACCGCTACCTGCGCCTGCTCGAAGAAGCCGTTATCCTGACCCTGGCCGACTACGGACTGGCCGCGGGCCGCATTGCCGGGCTCACCGGCGTCTGGCTCGATTTCGAGGAAGGAGCTGTCAATCCGCGTAAAATCTGCGCTATGGGCGTCAAGTGCAGCCGCTGGGTAACCATGCATGGCTTTGCCTTCAACATTAACTCCGACCTCTCGTACTTCGGCCATATCGTGCCCTGCGGCATCACCGATAAGGCTGTGACCTCACTGCAGCAGGAGCTGGGCCGGGCTGTGCCGTTGCCCGAAGTCGAAGAACGCCTCGTCGCCCACTTGGCGCATGTTTTCGGGGCCGAATTTATTGTTGCCTAATCCATGAAAGAGCATATTTCCTTCGACCCGGTAGAGGGTGTTTCCATTGCCATTGTTCCTGACCAGGTGGGGGCCCTTGATGAAAGTCTCAGCACTTGGCAGGTGTACCTGCTCAATCATAATCCTTACCCGCTGAGCAACGTCATCGTCAGCTCCAACGGCTACGGCACTCAGAGCGACGGGGAAAGCGTACGTACCTCCACGCTGCGTCACGTTATTCTGGAAGTGGAGCCGCACACGGCCGTGCCCATCGAGCCCATCGACCCTGCGTTGTTTCATCTCAACAACCAGTATTGGGTGAGCTACTACCGGGGCTCCCAGATATTCGACAAGAAGTTCATCTTCGTCCCCGATTCTATTGTTGCCGCCAATCTGATTCATATTGCTCTGTTAGACCGCGAAGGCGTGCTGCATAGCTAACTTCTATTTGCAGATAGCGGGAGTAAAAAGTCCTGGCTATTTGCTTAATTTTGAGCCGATACGTGATGAATGCACTCGGAATTCAGTTGGGGTTGTCCTTTCTATGGGCGTTTTTGGTAGCACTATTTGCAGTGCCGTCCATCATTTACATTGCCCACCTGAAAAATATGCTCGATACGCCCAACGTGCGTACCGTGCACGAATCCCTGACGCCCCGCCTCGGCGGCGTAGCCGTTTTTGCGGGCTTTATGTCGGCCCTCACCATCTTCGCCGACCTCAGCAACGGGATTCAGCAGCTGCTGGCGGGCTGCATCGTGCTGTTCTTCGTGGGCCTGAAAGATGATCTGGTCAGTATCTCCGTATCGAAGAAGTTTGTGGGTCAGCTGTTGGCCACCGGCGTAGTCATGATTATGGCCGATATCCGCGTTACCAGTTTTCAGGGCATTCTCGGGATTCATGAGCTGCCTATCGGCATCAGCTACGCGTTTACCTTCCTGGCCATTGTCGGCATCACCAATGCCATCAACCTCATTGACGGCCTCGACGGGCTGGCTGGTACCATCGTCCTGATTATTACCAGTACCTACGGTTACTACTTTGCCCGCTATGGCGGAGCTGGCTACGGCAATTACGTGTTTGTATCCATCTGCCTGATTGGAGGCATGCTGGGTTTTTTGCGCTACAACTTCCACCGCGCCAGTATCTTCATGGGCGACACCGGTTCGTTGGTCTGCGGCTTTATCGTGTCCATTCTCACCATCCAGTTTATCGAGATGGGTCTGAAGGTGGGAGGCCCCTTCGCTACTTCCTCACCGGCCGTGGCCATTGGCATCCTGTTCGTACCCTTGTTCGATACGCTGCGGGTATTCATTGTTCGTATGATGGCCGGCCGTTCGCCCTTCTCCCCGGATAAAAACCACGTGCACCACCGGATTTTGGCCATGGGCTTTCAGCAGATCAGTACCGTGATGCTGCTCGGCTTGCTCAACCTGGTTGTGATTCTGTTTGTCATCAACTTTGCGGCCCTGGGCAATATGCTGCTCATCGGCTGCCTCGTGGGTTTTTCGGTGCTGATTAGCATCTTTTTGGGCGTTTACCAGAGCCGGAGCGCCCAGCAGCGCGTTGCTTCCTAACCACCCAATGCCAGCGGGAATGGCTCGGCCGAGTTTGTCTCGATTTTCGCGTTGGCTGCTGGGGCTGCTGCTGGCTCTGAGCTGGTCGGCGGCCTTCGCCGCCGAGTACCGTCCCTTGCCGCCCGCGGCCCGAGGTGGCCTGTCCTCCGATTGGCTTATCCACGACGCGGCCCGCAACCGCTTGGTGCTCTATCTGCCCGACTACCACAACCCCGCGCTGGCGTATTACCAGTGGGTTTCTATTCGGCCCAACCGCCCGTTCACCATTAGCTTTGCCGCGCCCAAAGGCCTGAGCGTTTTTCTGGATAACCGGCTGGTTTTTTCTGCAGCCACTTCCGCGTCCTACACCCTCGACCTTGCCAAACTGCTGCCATCAGGCTCCGTTCCAGGGCCGCACTTGCTTTGCGTGTGGCACCCCGAAACGCCTCCCAAGCTGACTACGTTTACCAACGCTTTGCCCACCGTGCGTACCGCTGCCGATAAGAGCGTGGTGTCACCAGTTGCTGTGCAACCACTGCCGCGTGGTCATCAGGGGCAAAATGTGTTCCTCTGCTTTCTGCTGCTCATCGGCTTGCTGTATGGCGGTATCCGGTCGGCTTACCAGCCCGGTTTTGCCCGTATCTACCACTTCGAAGGACTCTGGGGTAAAGCCACCAACGACCAGGACTTTTTGACTAAGCCCACTGTGACCTGGTTGAATCTGCTGCTGGTGATGGTATTTTCTCTGTCTTTCGCCCTGCTACTGGTTGCCATTCACACCAATATTCAGAGCATCATCATTCTGCGGCGGCTGTTCGATGTACCTGAATCAGCCATTGTCGTGCGCGTGCTGTTCTACGCCGCGTTGATTGCCGCTTTCGTACTCGGCAAGTACCTGTTCCTGGAAGTAATGGGCTACATCTTCGACGTGACTCAGCTGGTTATAGTGCAGTACCGCGAGTTTATGCGCACCATCCTCTTCATGGGGCTTTTCCTGCCTGGTGTTATGCTGCTCTACCTCGGACTGAACCAGACATTGCCCGAAACTGTCTTGTGGGTATCCAACGGGGTGGTTTCCTTGATGTTGATTGGTACTGTCATCCGCATCGGGCGGACGTTGCACCGGCGCGCGTCTTTACTAAATCTGCATTTGTTTTCGTACCTTTGCGCCACAGAAGTGATTCCCTTGATCATTCTGCTCAAATTGATTGTGTTTACTTACTAATCTCTCTGTCGCAGAAGCTCTTCTACTCCTCCAACGCCGCCTTATTGCCTTAGATTTACTCTTTCTTTTACCCTATGGCCGAGAGCACAGACAAACCGGGGACGGGCCGTCACGCAAAGCGTATTTCCAGCATCCTGGTTACCCAGCCTAAGCCCACAAACGACGTCTCCCCTTACTTCAGCATTGCTGAGAAGTACGGTATCAAAGTCGACTTCCGCGAGTTTATCCAGGTAGACCCAGTCTCCTACAAGGATTTCCGCAAGGAGAAAATTAACATCGCCGAGCATACGGCTGTTATTTTCACCAGCCGGAACGCGGTAGACCACTTCTTCCGTATCTGCCAGGAGGCCAAGCTGGAAATGCCTGCCGAAATGAAGTACTTCTGCATTTCGGAGCAGACGGCTAACTACCTACAGAAGTACATTGTGCTTCGTAAGCGTAAGCTATTTGTGGGCCAGCGCACTGCTGCCGACCTATTCGACGTTATCAAGAAGCACAAGAGCGAGAAGTTCCTGTATCCTTGCTCGGATATCCGCAAAGACGATATTCCAGAGTTCATGCGGGCCAATAACTTCAAGTTCACGGAGGCGGTTATTTACCACACCGTAGCCAGCGACCTGTCCGACCTGTCGGATGTGAAGTACGACTGTATTGCGTTCTTCAGTCCTTCCGGAATCAGTTCTCTGTTCATCAACTTTCCCGATTTCGAGCAGAATGGCACGCGTATCGCTGCTTTTGGACCCACGACCGCCAAGGCTGTGTTGGACGCTGGCTTAGAGCTGGATATCGAGGCTCCTCAGCCTAATGCTCCCTCAATGACTGGGGCTATCGAAGCTTACATCCGCCTGCATCATGGGCCGGATGTTGGAAAAGAAAAAAGTAAAAGCGGCAAACAAAACGTTTAGCACGTAAAACAAGCGGAAGGGCACTAAAAAGTCCTTCCGCTTGTTTTTTTTCAGAGGTTTGTTGCAGAGGGTTTTTTGCATACATTTGGAAATACCTACGTTGGCCCATCCAAGTCTTAACAGGCCATAAATCAATCAGTTCTATGAAGAGAACTTTACTTACAATACTGCTGGCCTCGGTAGTATCTTCTATGGCGCTTGCTCAGCAACAGCCTCAGTTTAGCCATTACGGCTTTAATGGGATGTATCTGAATCCCGCCTATGCTGGTATCAAGGGACAGGGAGAGGTTACTACGTTAGGTCGTTATCAGTACTTAGGTTACAACGCTACGTTCGACGATGGGGGCTCTCCACAGACCTACTCACTGAGCGCCTCTTTGCCCGTAGCGGCAATTGGTGGCGGGGTTGGGGTTAGTGTATTTCGTGACAAAATAGCTCAGTCGAACATCACTAACGTGCAGCTGTCCTATTCCAAGCACTTGAAGGTAGGAGAGGGCCGATTGGGGATTGGGGTTCAAGGTATTTTCAACCATCTCAGCAAAGGGGTGTATCGTCCCGCTGATGAACGCCCGGATGGTAGCGTACCACGGGAAGGTTCTGACCAAAAGTTTGATGCTGGGGTTGGGGTATGGTATGAGTCAGATAAGCTGTATGCAGGTCTCAGTACAAATAATCTGCTACGCTCTGAGTACCGCTTTAAAAGTGAAGGAGGAACGAACAGCGCCACGGTAATCGGTGAAAATCACGCTTATCTGACGGCTGGTTACAATATTGAAGCGTCGTCGTCCGTTGTTGTTACCCCCACAGTCCTTGTGAAGATGGTATTGCCCGGGAAGTTTGGCGACAACAATAAATTCAGTTTGAAGAACAACTCGTATGAAGGTGGTGTGCGTGCTACGCTCAACGATAAGTTCTGGGGTGGAGTGGGTTATCGGTACGACGAGTCGATTACGGGGATGTTGGGCATGAGCTTTGCTAAGGATAATGCTTTACGCTTCGGCTACGCATTTGATCTTATTGCATTTAACCAAGACGCGCGTGCATTCAGCTCCCACGAAATCATGCTTTCTTACCGGTTGCCTAAGCCTGGCTTGGCTACCCGTCCAGCTATCCGCACTCCCCGATACAGCTTCTGATTTTAGGGGAATCTTTCAAGATTGTTGGGTTGTTGGGTGTGGGAGTGGTTAAT
Above is a genomic segment from Hymenobacter cellulosivorans containing:
- a CDS encoding toxin-antitoxin system YwqK family antitoxin, whose translation is MTKEQERAAKEKEKAAQRKPKKKKNVFLGEKIKKSFTKSGPKGRNQIIEQFYYLKTFQQPNEYAPSLYYFNPKKRKIFKSTAELNPATDKVLHGPYKKLQGGKVIETGYFALGTRHLRWERYNKENTLLTKTHYEMGFPRDAAVTYYDAEKKKIKEVIPYVAGKVEGDYVRYLENGQRDWDGQFENGKKVGVWTKYWGFRNRRHYEYQYGESGYDPEVAEPEMVREYNRNAVLVYDKEKGLDKRDAVTDRPGAKR
- a CDS encoding YraN family protein, whose amino-acid sequence is MTHTAHELGQAGETATSTFLTSLGYTVLRQGYRYRRAEVDLIAQLGPGLLVFVEVKTRSSTQFGFPEEFVTERKRQLFRLAAEQYQLETDWHGDIRFDIVALTPSSTGFRIEHFEDAFY
- the lipB gene encoding lipoyl(octanoyl) transferase LipB, with the protein product MSQSSSCTTSAPHLASITATPVVAGRQVEVRNLGLADYETTWAYQEELLASTLAIKTRNRQAQEEGRAPEPTPNYLLLCQHPHVYTLGKSGKPEHLLLDAEGLAQHGATFHRINRGGDITYHGPGQLVGYPILDLENFFTDIHRYLRLLEEAVILTLADYGLAAGRIAGLTGVWLDFEEGAVNPRKICAMGVKCSRWVTMHGFAFNINSDLSYFGHIVPCGITDKAVTSLQQELGRAVPLPEVEERLVAHLAHVFGAEFIVA
- a CDS encoding MraY family glycosyltransferase, with protein sequence MPSIIYIAHLKNMLDTPNVRTVHESLTPRLGGVAVFAGFMSALTIFADLSNGIQQLLAGCIVLFFVGLKDDLVSISVSKKFVGQLLATGVVMIMADIRVTSFQGILGIHELPIGISYAFTFLAIVGITNAINLIDGLDGLAGTIVLIITSTYGYYFARYGGAGYGNYVFVSICLIGGMLGFLRYNFHRASIFMGDTGSLVCGFIVSILTIQFIEMGLKVGGPFATSSPAVAIGILFVPLFDTLRVFIVRMMAGRSPFSPDKNHVHHRILAMGFQQISTVMLLGLLNLVVILFVINFAALGNMLLIGCLVGFSVLISIFLGVYQSRSAQQRVAS
- a CDS encoding DUF4271 domain-containing protein, with the translated sequence MSRFSRWLLGLLLALSWSAAFAAEYRPLPPAARGGLSSDWLIHDAARNRLVLYLPDYHNPALAYYQWVSIRPNRPFTISFAAPKGLSVFLDNRLVFSAATSASYTLDLAKLLPSGSVPGPHLLCVWHPETPPKLTTFTNALPTVRTAADKSVVSPVAVQPLPRGHQGQNVFLCFLLLIGLLYGGIRSAYQPGFARIYHFEGLWGKATNDQDFLTKPTVTWLNLLLVMVFSLSFALLLVAIHTNIQSIIILRRLFDVPESAIVVRVLFYAALIAAFVLGKYLFLEVMGYIFDVTQLVIVQYREFMRTILFMGLFLPGVMLLYLGLNQTLPETVLWVSNGVVSLMLIGTVIRIGRTLHRRASLLNLHLFSYLCATEVIPLIILLKLIVFTY
- a CDS encoding uroporphyrinogen-III synthase encodes the protein MAESTDKPGTGRHAKRISSILVTQPKPTNDVSPYFSIAEKYGIKVDFREFIQVDPVSYKDFRKEKINIAEHTAVIFTSRNAVDHFFRICQEAKLEMPAEMKYFCISEQTANYLQKYIVLRKRKLFVGQRTAADLFDVIKKHKSEKFLYPCSDIRKDDIPEFMRANNFKFTEAVIYHTVASDLSDLSDVKYDCIAFFSPSGISSLFINFPDFEQNGTRIAAFGPTTAKAVLDAGLELDIEAPQPNAPSMTGAIEAYIRLHHGPDVGKEKSKSGKQNV
- a CDS encoding PorP/SprF family type IX secretion system membrane protein, with amino-acid sequence MKRTLLTILLASVVSSMALAQQQPQFSHYGFNGMYLNPAYAGIKGQGEVTTLGRYQYLGYNATFDDGGSPQTYSLSASLPVAAIGGGVGVSVFRDKIAQSNITNVQLSYSKHLKVGEGRLGIGVQGIFNHLSKGVYRPADERPDGSVPREGSDQKFDAGVGVWYESDKLYAGLSTNNLLRSEYRFKSEGGTNSATVIGENHAYLTAGYNIEASSSVVVTPTVLVKMVLPGKFGDNNKFSLKNNSYEGGVRATLNDKFWGGVGYRYDESITGMLGMSFAKDNALRFGYAFDLIAFNQDARAFSSHEIMLSYRLPKPGLATRPAIRTPRYSF